One Mesorhizobium sp. J428 DNA segment encodes these proteins:
- the lpxD gene encoding UDP-3-O-(3-hydroxymyristoyl)glucosamine N-acyltransferase, protein MSDPVFFSPVRRIDAAQVAELCGASLGNPDAGGVEITGIAPADQGGPGDLVFLEGRRGLGLLPRLRAGAVLCTADLAPSVPAGVAVLVTPRPQQAFALVARHLFPEATKPAPWFSPVVGISPSAHVASDAKVEAGATIEPGAVVGPGAMIGAGAVIAPNAVIGPSCQIGRNTFIGPGASIQAALIGDRVIIHAGARIGADGFGFVAGRSGLEKVPQIGRVIIQDNVEIGANTTIDRGALGDTIIGEGTKIDNLVQIGHNVRIGRSCAIAAQVGISGSVVIGDYVMLGGRVGIGDHLTIGSGAQLAAGSGLMHDVPAGERWGGAPAQPMKSWLREVSLLRGMAQDRSRRKNGNG, encoded by the coding sequence ATGAGCGATCCGGTGTTCTTCTCGCCCGTCCGCCGGATCGATGCGGCGCAGGTCGCAGAGCTATGTGGTGCATCTCTCGGGAACCCTGATGCCGGTGGTGTGGAAATAACCGGAATCGCCCCTGCTGATCAGGGTGGTCCCGGTGACCTTGTATTCCTGGAAGGGCGCAGGGGCCTTGGGTTGCTGCCCCGGCTTCGGGCCGGCGCGGTTCTGTGCACGGCGGACCTCGCGCCCTCGGTCCCGGCGGGTGTCGCCGTGCTGGTAACGCCGCGCCCGCAGCAGGCATTTGCGCTCGTTGCGCGTCATCTCTTCCCTGAAGCGACGAAACCCGCGCCGTGGTTTTCTCCCGTCGTCGGCATTTCACCCTCAGCCCATGTGGCGAGCGATGCGAAGGTTGAGGCCGGTGCGACCATAGAGCCCGGCGCGGTCGTTGGGCCGGGCGCCATGATCGGTGCCGGCGCAGTCATCGCGCCCAACGCGGTCATCGGGCCGTCATGCCAGATCGGCCGCAACACCTTCATCGGTCCTGGCGCCAGCATTCAGGCGGCGCTGATCGGCGATCGGGTGATCATCCATGCCGGAGCGCGGATCGGTGCGGACGGTTTCGGGTTTGTAGCCGGGCGTTCCGGGCTGGAGAAGGTGCCGCAGATCGGCCGCGTCATCATTCAGGACAATGTCGAGATCGGCGCGAATACCACGATCGACAGGGGTGCGCTCGGCGACACGATCATCGGAGAAGGGACCAAGATCGACAATCTGGTTCAGATCGGCCACAACGTGCGCATCGGGCGCTCATGCGCCATCGCCGCACAGGTCGGCATCTCCGGCTCCGTCGTCATCGGCGACTACGTGATGTTGGGCGGACGCGTTGGCATTGGCGATCACCTGACGATCGGAAGCGGCGCGCAACTTGCGGCGGGCAGCGGGCTGATGCATGACGTTCCCGCAGGCGAAAGATGGGGAGGTGCGCCTGCCCAGCCGATGAAGAGCTGGCTCCGCGAGGTGTCGCTCTTGCGCGGCATGGCGCAGGACAGGTCCAGGAGAAAGAACGGCAATGGCTGA
- the gltX gene encoding glutamate--tRNA ligase — protein sequence MSSPVVTRFAPSPTGYLHIGGARTALFNWLYAQHTGGRMLLRIEDTDRERSTEAATAAILDGLSWLGLNWDGEPISQFDRAPRHREVAEQLVATGKAYYAYETPAELDAMREKAKAEGRPPRYDGAWRDRDPSEAPAGVKGAIRIKAPHEGETVVHDRVQGEVRFPNKDLDDFIILRSDGNPTYMHAVVVDDHDMGVTHIIRGDDHLTNAARQTVIYQAMGWDVPSMSHIPLIHGADGAKLSKRHGALGVEAYRAMGYLPKALLNYLARLGWSHGDDEVMSIEDMISWFEIEDVNKGAARFDFAKLEALNGVWMRRTDDRELTDTLVATLPFLPGGEEMLAKLTDARRAQLLAAMPGLKERAKTLVELADSAGYLFAQRPLPLDEKAAGILDADARAVLAKAAEALASVRNWTAQDTEAAVRDVAEAGGLKLGKVAQPLRAALTGRSTSPGVFDVLAVLGRDESLARIRDQAG from the coding sequence ATGTCCAGTCCAGTCGTCACGCGCTTTGCGCCCTCGCCCACGGGCTACCTCCACATTGGCGGCGCCCGCACCGCGCTCTTCAACTGGCTCTATGCCCAACACACCGGCGGCAGGATGCTGCTGCGCATCGAGGACACCGACCGCGAACGCTCCACCGAGGCGGCGACCGCCGCGATCCTCGACGGGCTGAGCTGGCTTGGCCTCAACTGGGACGGCGAGCCGATCTCGCAGTTCGACCGCGCCCCACGCCACCGCGAGGTCGCCGAGCAGCTCGTCGCTACGGGCAAGGCCTATTATGCCTACGAGACGCCGGCCGAGCTGGACGCCATGCGCGAGAAGGCGAAGGCCGAGGGTCGTCCGCCCCGCTACGACGGCGCCTGGCGCGACCGCGACCCGTCCGAGGCACCCGCGGGCGTGAAGGGCGCGATCCGCATCAAGGCGCCGCACGAGGGAGAGACTGTCGTGCACGACCGCGTCCAGGGTGAGGTCCGCTTCCCCAACAAGGATCTCGACGACTTCATCATCCTGCGTTCGGATGGCAATCCGACCTATATGCACGCCGTCGTCGTCGACGATCACGACATGGGCGTCACCCACATCATCCGCGGTGACGACCACCTGACCAATGCCGCCCGCCAGACCGTCATCTACCAGGCGATGGGCTGGGACGTGCCGTCGATGTCGCACATCCCACTGATCCACGGCGCCGACGGCGCGAAGCTTTCCAAGCGCCATGGCGCGCTGGGCGTCGAGGCCTACCGCGCGATGGGCTACCTGCCCAAGGCCCTGCTCAACTATCTCGCGCGCCTCGGCTGGAGCCATGGTGACGACGAGGTGATGTCGATCGAGGACATGATTTCGTGGTTCGAGATCGAGGACGTCAACAAGGGCGCCGCCCGCTTCGACTTCGCCAAGCTGGAGGCGCTCAACGGCGTCTGGATGCGCCGTACCGATGACCGCGAACTGACCGACACGCTGGTGGCGACACTGCCCTTCCTTCCCGGCGGAGAGGAGATGCTGGCCAAGCTGACGGACGCCAGGCGCGCCCAGCTCCTGGCTGCCATGCCCGGCCTGAAGGAACGCGCGAAGACCTTGGTCGAGCTTGCCGACAGCGCCGGCTATCTGTTCGCGCAGCGGCCGCTTCCGCTGGATGAGAAGGCGGCAGGGATTCTCGATGCCGACGCGCGCGCGGTCTTGGCGAAGGCGGCAGAAGCCCTCGCCTCTGTGCGCAACTGGACAGCGCAGGATACCGAGGCGGCCGTGCGCGATGTCGCCGAAGCTGGAGGGCTGAAGCTAGGCAAGGTTGCACAGCCCTTGCGCGCCGCCCTCACCGGCAGGAGCACCTCGCCCGGTGTGTTCGACGTCCTCGCCGTGCTCGGCCGCGATGAATCGCTTGCGCGCATCCGCGACCAGGCAGGATGA
- the lpxA gene encoding acyl-ACP--UDP-N-acetylglucosamine O-acyltransferase, whose protein sequence is MSGVAGETIIHPLAVVEQGAQLGAGVRIGPFCHVSADAVLGDRVELVSHVSILGATSLGEGCKVFPQAVLGAAPQNNKHKGGRTTLVVGRNCLIREGVTMHLGSDTSKAETVVGDNGYFLAYTHIAHDCTVGNNVTMANLATLGGHVVVGDFVNFGGLSAAHQNTRIGHHAFIGGMTAVFEDVIPYGMLRGPNGALRGLNLIGMKRSGMSRSEIHAVRNAFKAIFDRSRTMDENMAAAEKRFADSPAVLDVLAFMRSSGRRSYATPWRGREDQSDDDGEV, encoded by the coding sequence ATGAGCGGCGTGGCAGGCGAAACCATCATTCACCCGCTTGCGGTGGTCGAGCAGGGTGCGCAGCTCGGGGCCGGCGTCCGGATCGGGCCATTCTGCCATGTAAGCGCCGATGCCGTTCTCGGCGATCGCGTGGAACTGGTCAGCCATGTCTCGATCCTCGGCGCCACCAGCCTCGGTGAGGGCTGCAAGGTGTTCCCGCAGGCGGTGTTGGGTGCGGCACCTCAGAACAATAAGCACAAGGGCGGACGCACCACGCTGGTCGTCGGGCGCAACTGCCTGATCCGCGAAGGCGTGACGATGCATCTCGGCAGCGACACGAGCAAGGCCGAAACCGTCGTCGGAGACAACGGCTATTTCCTCGCCTACACGCACATCGCGCATGATTGCACTGTGGGCAACAACGTCACCATGGCGAACCTCGCAACGCTCGGTGGCCATGTCGTCGTTGGTGATTTCGTCAACTTCGGCGGCCTCTCGGCGGCGCACCAGAACACGCGCATCGGCCACCACGCCTTCATCGGCGGCATGACGGCCGTGTTCGAGGACGTCATTCCCTACGGAATGCTGCGCGGACCGAACGGCGCGTTGCGGGGCCTGAACCTGATCGGGATGAAGCGGTCAGGAATGTCCCGCTCCGAGATCCATGCGGTCAGGAACGCCTTCAAGGCCATCTTCGACCGTTCGCGCACTATGGACGAGAACATGGCAGCAGCCGAGAAGCGCTTTGCCGACTCTCCCGCGGTGCTGGACGTGCTTGCCTTCATGCGCTCCTCTGGCCGCCGTTCCTACGCAACCCCGTGGCGGGGCAGGGAAGACCAGTCTGACGACGATGGCGAGGTCTGA
- the bamA gene encoding outer membrane protein assembly factor BamA, which yields MKATKRLMGAASAAALAAGMVFPASLVVQVAMVSVAEAAVVSSVSVRGNSRVDADTIRGNISIQPGRTFSAADIDESVKRLFATGLFSDVRINQSGGTLIVEVQEYPVVNQVLFQGNKKRKDADLARVVQLKPRGPFSQAQMEADVEAIKAAYSAIGRDDAEVQTQIMDLGENRVNVVFTVNEGGRTKIKSVNFVGNNAFGDRRLGDVISTKRSNLLSFLFRDDIYDENRLRADEEALRRFYYDRGYADFQVVSSSAELDEATNEYTVNFTVDEGERYTFGDVSVETSIEGIDSKSLNSEIRTHSGDVYSAKKVEDTIIGLTERVAGSGYAFAQVTPRGDRNFETRTISVVYTIDQGPRTYVERIEIRGNERTRDYVIRREFDISEGDAFNQVLIQRAKRRLERLDYFETVNIATAPGSEPDQVILVVDLVEKSTGEFSIGGGYTTGENAGFSVEGSVSERNFLGRGQFIRISAGGGKDTRNYSLSFTEPYFLGRRIAAGFDVYRQTQRYTNYESETTGATIRFGLPITQNLTTQLAYNLTSEEYGYTDDCEPVGGVATSCDLSPAIIAGIEASPWIKSSVSATLQYNSIDDMKNPHSGIYATLTGEVAGLGGDAKWAKITARGNYYRALSEQQDIVGLVTLGAGHIQPFDDNGLRVFDQFKGSDRMIRGFAYNGIGPADTNGSTDKDDFDHLGGTTYFHATAEAQFPLPVLPPSIGVKGALFADAATLFGVDGGVSGVVPGANQASFDMRWRASVGAGLIWASPFGPIRIDYAIPVLKEDTDIVQNLNFGMSAKF from the coding sequence ATGAAGGCAACTAAAAGACTGATGGGCGCGGCATCCGCGGCAGCCCTTGCCGCCGGAATGGTATTCCCGGCGTCTCTTGTCGTGCAGGTCGCTATGGTTTCTGTCGCGGAAGCGGCCGTCGTCAGCAGTGTGTCTGTGCGTGGCAACAGCCGTGTCGATGCGGACACGATTCGGGGCAATATTAGCATTCAGCCGGGCCGGACCTTTTCCGCGGCCGATATCGACGAGTCGGTGAAGCGTCTTTTCGCGACCGGCCTCTTTTCCGACGTGCGGATCAACCAGTCGGGCGGCACCCTCATCGTCGAGGTGCAGGAATATCCGGTCGTCAACCAGGTGCTCTTCCAGGGCAACAAGAAGCGTAAGGATGCGGACCTCGCGCGCGTCGTCCAGCTCAAGCCGCGCGGCCCATTCTCGCAGGCGCAGATGGAAGCCGACGTCGAGGCGATCAAGGCTGCCTACAGCGCCATCGGCCGCGACGATGCCGAGGTCCAGACGCAGATCATGGACCTGGGCGAGAACCGCGTGAACGTCGTCTTTACGGTCAATGAAGGCGGCCGCACCAAGATCAAGTCCGTCAACTTCGTCGGCAACAACGCCTTCGGGGATCGTCGTCTTGGAGACGTGATCTCGACCAAGCGCTCGAATTTGCTCTCGTTCCTGTTCCGTGACGACATCTACGACGAGAACCGCCTGCGCGCCGATGAGGAAGCGCTGCGCCGCTTCTACTACGATCGCGGCTATGCGGATTTCCAGGTCGTTTCGTCCTCGGCAGAGCTCGACGAGGCGACGAACGAATATACCGTCAACTTCACCGTGGACGAAGGCGAGCGCTATACCTTCGGCGACGTGTCGGTCGAGACCTCGATCGAGGGCATCGATTCCAAGTCGCTGAATTCGGAAATCAGAACGCACTCGGGTGACGTCTACAGCGCCAAGAAGGTCGAGGACACTATCATCGGTCTGACCGAGCGGGTGGCCGGTTCCGGTTATGCCTTCGCTCAGGTGACGCCGCGTGGCGACCGTAATTTCGAGACGCGCACGATCTCGGTCGTCTATACGATCGACCAGGGTCCTCGCACCTATGTCGAGCGCATCGAGATCCGCGGTAACGAACGCACGCGCGATTATGTCATTCGCCGCGAATTCGACATTTCGGAAGGCGACGCGTTCAATCAGGTCCTAATCCAGCGCGCCAAGCGCCGCCTGGAGAGGCTGGACTATTTCGAGACGGTGAACATCGCCACTGCTCCGGGCTCCGAGCCCGACCAGGTTATCCTGGTTGTGGATCTGGTGGAGAAGTCGACCGGCGAGTTCTCGATCGGCGGCGGCTACACCACGGGTGAAAACGCGGGCTTCTCGGTCGAGGGCTCGGTTAGCGAACGCAACTTCCTCGGCCGCGGCCAGTTCATCCGGATTTCGGCCGGCGGCGGCAAGGATACGCGCAACTACTCGCTGTCGTTTACGGAACCCTATTTCCTCGGCAGGCGCATCGCGGCCGGGTTCGATGTGTATCGTCAGACGCAGCGCTACACGAACTACGAATCCGAAACGACGGGAGCGACGATCCGCTTCGGCCTGCCGATCACGCAGAACCTGACGACGCAGCTGGCGTATAATCTGACGTCGGAGGAGTATGGCTATACCGACGATTGCGAGCCAGTTGGCGGTGTCGCGACCTCGTGTGACCTGTCGCCGGCAATCATTGCTGGTATCGAGGCGAGTCCCTGGATCAAGTCGTCCGTGAGCGCGACGCTGCAGTATAACTCCATCGACGACATGAAGAACCCGCATTCGGGCATTTATGCCACGCTGACGGGCGAGGTCGCGGGTCTCGGCGGCGACGCCAAGTGGGCGAAGATCACGGCACGCGGCAACTACTATCGTGCCCTGTCGGAACAGCAGGACATCGTCGGCCTGGTGACGCTCGGCGCCGGACACATCCAGCCGTTCGATGACAATGGTCTGCGTGTGTTCGACCAGTTCAAGGGTTCCGACCGCATGATCCGCGGTTTTGCCTACAACGGCATCGGACCCGCCGATACGAACGGATCCACGGACAAGGATGACTTCGATCACCTTGGCGGCACGACCTATTTCCATGCCACCGCAGAGGCACAGTTCCCTCTGCCTGTGCTGCCTCCCAGCATAGGCGTCAAGGGCGCGTTGTTCGCCGACGCTGCCACGCTCTTCGGTGTTGACGGAGGTGTTTCCGGGGTTGTTCCTGGGGCCAACCAGGCCTCCTTCGACATGCGCTGGCGCGCGTCGGTCGGTGCCGGCCTGATCTGGGCGTCGCCGTTCGGTCCGATCCGGATCGACTATGCGATCCCGGTTCTGAAGGAGGACACCGACATCGTGCAGAACCTCAATTTCGGCATGTCGGCCAAGTTCTAA
- the gltA gene encoding citrate synthase, with the protein MTNKTAKLEFGGKSFDMKVRSGSVGPDVIDIAPLFKETGAFTYDPGFTSTASCESAITYIDGDEGILLHRGYPIDQLAEHGDFLETCYLLLYGELPTKSQKEDFDNRVTRHTMVHEQMVNFFRGFRRDAHPMAVMCGVVGALSAFYHDSTDISDPHQRMIASIRLIAKMPTIAAMAYKYHIGQPFVYPRNDLSYAANFLRMCFAVPAEEYEVNPVLARAMERIFILHADHEQNASTSTVRLAGSSGANPFACIAAGIACLWGPAHGGANEAALNMLSEIGTVDRIPEFIARAKDKNDPFRLMGFGHRVYKNYDPRAKIMQRTTHEVLGELGIKDDPLLDVAMELEKIALTDDYFIEKKLYPNIDFYSGITLKALGFPTTMFTVLFAVARTVGWIAQWKEMIEDPLQKIGRPRQLYTGATERDYVPIAKR; encoded by the coding sequence ATGACAAACAAGACGGCGAAACTCGAATTTGGCGGCAAGTCCTTCGACATGAAAGTTCGAAGCGGGTCCGTGGGGCCGGACGTGATCGACATCGCCCCCCTGTTCAAGGAAACGGGCGCCTTCACCTACGACCCGGGCTTCACCTCCACCGCCTCCTGCGAGTCGGCCATCACCTATATCGACGGCGACGAGGGGATCCTGCTGCACCGCGGCTATCCGATCGACCAGCTCGCCGAGCACGGCGATTTCCTGGAGACCTGCTACCTGCTGCTCTACGGCGAATTGCCGACCAAAAGCCAGAAGGAAGACTTCGACAACCGCGTCACGCGCCACACCATGGTGCATGAGCAGATGGTCAACTTCTTCCGCGGCTTCCGCCGCGACGCGCACCCGATGGCGGTAATGTGCGGTGTGGTCGGCGCACTTTCGGCCTTCTATCACGACTCGACCGACATCTCCGATCCGCACCAGCGCATGATCGCCTCGATCCGCCTGATCGCGAAGATGCCCACCATTGCGGCGATGGCCTACAAATATCATATAGGCCAACCCTTCGTGTATCCGCGGAACGATCTCTCCTACGCCGCGAACTTCCTGCGCATGTGCTTTGCGGTGCCGGCCGAGGAATACGAGGTCAATCCCGTGCTGGCGCGCGCCATGGAACGCATCTTCATCCTCCATGCCGACCATGAGCAGAACGCATCGACCTCGACCGTTCGTCTTGCCGGCTCGTCGGGCGCCAATCCCTTCGCCTGCATCGCCGCCGGCATCGCTTGCCTGTGGGGGCCCGCACATGGCGGCGCCAACGAGGCCGCGCTCAACATGCTGTCTGAGATCGGCACCGTCGACCGCATTCCGGAGTTCATCGCCCGCGCCAAGGACAAGAACGATCCGTTCCGCCTGATGGGCTTCGGTCATCGCGTCTACAAGAACTACGACCCGCGCGCGAAGATCATGCAGCGTACGACGCATGAGGTGCTCGGCGAGCTCGGCATCAAGGACGATCCGCTGCTCGACGTCGCGATGGAACTGGAGAAGATCGCGCTCACGGACGACTACTTCATCGAAAAGAAGCTCTATCCGAACATCGACTTCTACTCCGGCATCACGCTGAAGGCGCTCGGCTTCCCCACCACCATGTTCACCGTGCTGTTCGCAGTCGCCCGCACGGTCGGCTGGATCGCACAGTGGAAAGAGATGATCGAGGATCCGCTGCAGAAGATCGGACGTCCGCGCCAGCTCTACACCGGCGCGACCGAGCGCGATTACGTGCCGATCGCCAAGCGCTGA
- a CDS encoding LpxI family protein, whose product MARSERTSAFQLRPGERIAVGAGAGKLPIELVDALAASGHRPFVVLIEGEADAASTVLTGQDHWIMPLERIGELAARFRREGVTHLVMAGGVSRRPRLRSVRPSLGILHMAPRIVASLARGDDNLLRAIVRYYERLGITVVGAHQILPDLLAPPGVLTVRAPSARDRDDLKAAAIAARAIGALDIGQAAIAIGGRAVALEGIEGTDGLLQRTVELRSNGRIEGRAGGALVKCAKPAQELRVDLPTIGVGTVELAHAAGLAGIGVEADRSIVLDMGAVTARADELGLFVVGLVERDWTT is encoded by the coding sequence ATGGCGAGGTCTGAGCGGACATCGGCGTTCCAGCTTCGTCCGGGCGAGCGGATCGCCGTCGGGGCCGGCGCCGGCAAGTTGCCCATCGAACTTGTCGATGCGTTGGCCGCATCCGGTCATCGTCCCTTCGTCGTGCTGATCGAAGGCGAAGCCGATGCCGCGTCGACGGTGCTGACCGGCCAGGACCACTGGATCATGCCGCTCGAGCGGATCGGCGAACTGGCGGCAAGATTCAGGCGCGAAGGGGTGACGCATCTCGTCATGGCAGGCGGCGTGAGCCGTCGACCGCGCTTGCGTTCCGTGCGTCCAAGCCTTGGTATCCTCCACATGGCGCCGCGCATTGTGGCCTCGCTCGCGCGGGGGGACGACAATCTGCTGCGCGCGATCGTCCGCTACTATGAAAGGCTGGGCATCACGGTCGTCGGAGCGCACCAGATCCTGCCCGACCTGCTTGCGCCGCCCGGCGTGCTGACCGTGAGGGCGCCGAGCGCGCGGGACCGCGACGACCTCAAGGCGGCTGCGATTGCCGCCCGCGCGATCGGCGCGCTGGACATAGGGCAGGCCGCGATCGCGATCGGGGGAAGGGCTGTGGCGCTCGAAGGCATCGAAGGAACCGACGGGCTGCTGCAGCGCACCGTGGAACTGCGGTCGAACGGTCGTATCGAGGGACGTGCAGGCGGCGCGCTGGTGAAATGTGCCAAGCCGGCGCAGGAGCTCCGCGTCGATCTTCCGACCATAGGGGTCGGAACAGTTGAACTCGCGCATGCGGCCGGGCTTGCAGGTATAGGCGTCGAAGCCGACCGGTCGATCGTGCTCGACATGGGAGCGGTCACGGCGCGTGCAGACGAACTGGGCCTGTTCGTCGTCGGCCTGGTCGAACGGGACTGGACGACATGA
- a CDS encoding glutathione S-transferase family protein, translated as MFKLYGRPGSGSGAVEAILRLADIECEVVDLARWPEGEPPAELLAINPLAQVPVLILPDGSAMTESAAMCVHLVDLHPSAGLSPTIGEPSRAAFLRWMFYLSTNIYMSELRYFYPHRYTADAFGADAVKQASLDRKSFEWSVFSEALGNRSFALGDRLSAVDIYAAMLISWIEDLDEFCARFPALRGLYHRVAEVPQIAKVWARHGMPT; from the coding sequence ATGTTCAAGCTCTATGGCAGGCCGGGCTCAGGCTCAGGAGCGGTCGAGGCGATCCTGCGGCTCGCCGACATCGAGTGCGAGGTTGTCGACCTGGCGCGCTGGCCGGAGGGCGAACCTCCGGCCGAACTGCTCGCCATCAACCCGCTTGCCCAGGTGCCCGTGCTGATTCTGCCAGATGGGAGCGCCATGACCGAGTCGGCCGCCATGTGCGTGCATCTCGTCGATCTGCACCCATCCGCCGGCCTGTCGCCGACAATCGGCGAGCCCTCGCGGGCGGCCTTCCTGCGATGGATGTTCTATCTCTCCACCAACATCTACATGAGCGAGCTGCGCTACTTCTATCCGCACCGCTACACGGCCGACGCGTTCGGCGCCGACGCGGTCAAGCAGGCCTCACTCGATCGCAAGAGCTTCGAATGGTCCGTCTTCTCCGAAGCCCTCGGCAACAGGTCCTTCGCTCTTGGGGACAGACTGTCGGCCGTCGACATCTACGCTGCGATGCTCATCAGCTGGATCGAGGATCTAGACGAGTTCTGCGCCCGGTTTCCGGCCTTGCGGGGCCTCTATCATCGCGTTGCGGAAGTGCCTCAGATCGCCAAGGTCTGGGCGCGCCATGGCATGCCGACATAG
- the lpxB gene encoding lipid-A-disaccharide synthase codes for MTDRPLRLAVVAGEESGDLLGADLVTALLAASGRDIVLTGIGGRHLEAQGLSSLFNSSEIALMGVAAVVRDLPRLIRRIGQTAREIVAAKPDCLVTIDSPDFSLRVAKKVRAADPSIPIVHYVCPSVWAWRPGRARAMKPHVDHILCVLPFEPDVLDKLGGPKGTFVGHRLTADPGVRSAVAAQAIARDLAPGREKTLVVLPGSRGSEIGHLLKPFGETIDILRARGNRLRIVLPTLPRLRDRVAAGVAEWGQAPEIIVGADEKWQAFGAADAALISSGTVSLELALAGVPLVSCYKFDWLSRQFEGLITSWSALLPNLIADRPVAPEYYNQYVRPEHIARSLECLFTDTEMRAWQREGFAEVRRRLATDRPPGETAAGVVMSYIKQKTGA; via the coding sequence ATGACCGACCGGCCGCTGCGTCTCGCGGTCGTCGCGGGGGAGGAGTCGGGCGACCTGCTAGGCGCCGACCTGGTGACCGCGCTGCTCGCCGCATCAGGCCGCGACATCGTCCTTACCGGGATTGGCGGGCGGCACCTCGAGGCGCAGGGCCTTTCGTCGCTGTTCAATTCATCCGAAATCGCCCTGATGGGCGTCGCAGCCGTGGTGCGCGACCTGCCGCGCCTGATCCGCCGGATCGGACAGACCGCGCGGGAGATCGTGGCGGCAAAGCCCGACTGCCTCGTCACCATCGACAGTCCGGACTTCTCGTTGCGCGTCGCGAAGAAGGTACGCGCCGCCGACCCCTCCATTCCCATCGTCCACTATGTCTGCCCGAGTGTGTGGGCCTGGCGGCCCGGCCGGGCGCGGGCGATGAAGCCCCATGTCGACCACATCCTATGCGTGCTGCCGTTCGAGCCGGACGTGCTCGACAAGTTGGGCGGGCCAAAGGGCACCTTCGTCGGGCATCGGCTGACGGCCGATCCCGGAGTGAGGTCGGCCGTGGCTGCGCAGGCGATCGCACGCGACCTCGCGCCCGGGCGCGAGAAGACGCTGGTCGTCCTTCCCGGCTCGCGCGGGTCGGAGATCGGTCATCTGCTCAAGCCGTTCGGCGAGACGATCGACATCCTGCGCGCGCGCGGCAACCGGCTGCGTATTGTCCTGCCGACATTACCGCGCCTGCGCGACCGTGTCGCCGCAGGTGTTGCAGAATGGGGACAGGCGCCTGAGATCATTGTCGGGGCGGATGAGAAGTGGCAGGCCTTCGGCGCGGCGGATGCGGCCCTCATCTCGTCCGGAACGGTGTCGCTGGAGCTCGCGCTTGCCGGCGTCCCGCTCGTCTCCTGCTACAAGTTCGACTGGCTCTCCCGCCAGTTCGAGGGCTTGATCACCTCATGGTCTGCCCTCCTGCCGAACCTCATCGCCGACCGGCCGGTGGCGCCCGAATACTACAATCAATATGTCCGGCCGGAGCACATTGCCCGTTCGCTCGAATGCCTGTTCACCGACACGGAAATGCGAGCCTGGCAGCGCGAAGGCTTCGCCGAGGTCCGCCGACGCCTCGCCACGGACCGGCCGCCTGGGGAGACCGCCGCAGGCGTGGTGATGTCCTACATCAAACAAAAAACGGGCGCCTAA
- the fabZ gene encoding 3-hydroxyacyl-ACP dehydratase FabZ, whose product MAEPGAKQLETLDIDRLLKLLPHRYPFLLVDKIVDIDGDNSATGIKNVTMNEPHFQGHFPEKPVMPGVLIIEAMAQTAGAICLHSLRSEKPSFVYFLTIDEAKFRKPVVPGDRLEIKVAKERQRANIWKFKCEAVVDGTKVAEAIISAMTTPAGSTGA is encoded by the coding sequence ATGGCTGAACCGGGCGCGAAACAACTGGAAACACTGGATATCGACCGGCTGCTCAAGTTGCTGCCCCATCGCTATCCGTTTCTGCTCGTCGACAAGATCGTCGATATCGACGGCGACAATTCCGCGACCGGCATCAAGAACGTCACGATGAACGAGCCGCACTTCCAGGGGCATTTTCCCGAGAAGCCGGTGATGCCGGGCGTGCTGATCATCGAAGCTATGGCGCAGACAGCCGGCGCGATATGCCTGCATTCGCTGAGGTCGGAGAAGCCCTCCTTCGTCTATTTCCTGACGATCGACGAGGCAAAGTTCCGCAAGCCGGTGGTGCCGGGCGACCGGCTGGAGATCAAGGTCGCCAAAGAGCGTCAGCGGGCGAATATCTGGAAGTTCAAGTGCGAGGCGGTCGTTGACGGGACCAAGGTCGCCGAAGCGATCATATCCGCAATGACGACGCCGGCGGGCAGCACCGGAGCATGA